From the genome of Yersinia enterocolitica, one region includes:
- a CDS encoding DUF2635 domain-containing protein produces MIVKPVAGRTVRDPVKGTFLPESGSEVPDNSFWRRRLNDGDVVREQPKEAKPAPETTKAEKTK; encoded by the coding sequence ATGATTGTTAAACCCGTAGCCGGTCGTACTGTACGCGACCCGGTTAAGGGCACCTTTTTGCCTGAATCCGGCTCTGAGGTTCCCGATAATTCATTTTGGCGTCGTCGTTTAAACGACGGTGATGTGGTGCGCGAACAACCTAAAGAGGCTAAACCTGCGCCAGAAACCACCAAAGCGGAGAAAACCAAATAA
- a CDS encoding S49 family peptidase — MNLPHLAQRLFNTPLALHPHKAEVVMAALTDRFGLTRIQSNADWADEEDDFFSRKGRDCGYDVIEGVAVIPIQGTLVQKLGTLRPYSGMTGYDGIRASFLTAMNDDAVKGICFDIDSPGGEVAGCFDLVDEIYAARGAKPIWSILSENAYSAAYALASAADRIIVPRTGGVGSIGVIVMHVDWSQRIKSDGVQVTIITFGSRKAESNPYEALSEEAKKAIQSDVDEMGRLFVSTVSRNRGVAERTIRDTEAACFLAADGVQLGLADQVAPPDVAFRDLLTLVGEK; from the coding sequence GTGAATCTTCCACATTTAGCCCAGCGGCTCTTTAACACCCCGCTGGCACTTCATCCGCACAAGGCTGAAGTCGTTATGGCGGCATTGACTGACCGGTTCGGCCTGACGCGCATTCAGTCCAATGCCGATTGGGCCGACGAAGAGGATGATTTCTTTTCACGCAAAGGGCGTGATTGTGGTTATGACGTTATCGAGGGCGTGGCGGTCATTCCGATTCAGGGCACGTTGGTGCAAAAGTTAGGCACCCTGCGACCTTATAGCGGCATGACAGGCTATGACGGCATTCGAGCCAGCTTTCTGACCGCAATGAATGATGACGCTGTTAAGGGCATTTGTTTTGATATCGATTCACCGGGCGGCGAAGTCGCCGGCTGTTTTGATTTGGTCGATGAAATTTATGCTGCCCGAGGCGCTAAACCCATTTGGTCAATCCTGTCCGAAAATGCTTATTCGGCTGCTTATGCACTGGCCAGTGCAGCGGATCGTATTATCGTTCCTCGCACCGGCGGGGTCGGTTCGATCGGCGTCATCGTGATGCATGTTGACTGGTCACAGCGCATAAAAAGCGATGGCGTACAGGTCACGATAATCACCTTTGGCAGCAGAAAAGCGGAATCAAATCCCTACGAAGCATTAAGCGAAGAAGCAAAGAAGGCCATTCAGTCCGATGTTGACGAGATGGGCCGCTTGTTCGTGAGTACGGTTTCCCGCAATCGCGGGGTAGCAGAGAGAACGATCAGAGACACCGAGGCGGCATGTTTCTTGGCTGCTGATGGTGTGCAGTTGGGGCTGGCTGATCAAGTTGCCCCGCCTGATGTCGCATTCCGCGATTTATTAACATTGGTTGGAGAAAAGTAA
- a CDS encoding major capsid protein — MNNIYDTNVLVGLVPNLKTSQNWLLDRFFPNVVTYETEEVSIDVDIGKRRMSPFVSPLVEGKLVESRKYQTNTFKPAYIKDKRAPDLRKPIRRQMGERIGGEYTAAEREMLNIQFEMEDQIDMLNRRMEWMAAGALTKSQITVVGEGFPTTVIDFGRSSNLTITLSGSDKWPLSVAAGATNTQPSDDIEDWQTLMLKESGSVATDLVFTTSSWKAFRLDTTIKDNAIVFPALSPFGNQVDAGPRVNKGAVYKGRWGNFDLWLYNDWFIDPLDGIEKPMIPDGAVLMSGADLMGTRAFGLILDPAFNYGPMAFAPKSWIMPDPAQRYLLMQSAPLVIPSRVNASLCATVV, encoded by the coding sequence ATGAATAATATTTACGATACCAATGTGCTGGTGGGTCTGGTTCCCAACCTGAAAACCAGCCAAAACTGGTTACTTGATCGCTTCTTTCCCAACGTCGTTACTTACGAAACTGAAGAGGTTTCCATCGATGTTGATATTGGTAAGCGTCGTATGTCTCCTTTCGTTTCCCCGTTAGTTGAAGGGAAGCTGGTGGAGAGTCGCAAGTATCAAACCAATACGTTCAAACCGGCTTATATCAAAGACAAGCGCGCGCCTGATTTGCGTAAACCTATCCGCCGCCAGATGGGGGAGCGCATTGGTGGGGAATACACCGCCGCAGAGCGCGAAATGTTAAACATCCAGTTTGAAATGGAAGACCAGATCGACATGCTTAACCGTCGTATGGAATGGATGGCCGCTGGTGCGCTGACTAAATCTCAAATTACGGTGGTGGGTGAAGGGTTCCCGACCACGGTCATTGATTTTGGTCGTTCCAGTAACCTGACCATTACATTGAGTGGGTCAGATAAATGGCCTTTATCTGTGGCTGCCGGTGCAACAAATACTCAGCCCTCCGATGATATTGAAGACTGGCAAACGCTGATGTTGAAAGAGTCAGGATCGGTGGCCACTGACCTGGTATTTACTACCTCCTCATGGAAAGCGTTCCGCCTGGATACCACTATTAAAGACAATGCCATCGTATTCCCGGCATTAAGTCCCTTTGGTAATCAGGTTGATGCGGGGCCGCGCGTCAATAAAGGCGCGGTTTATAAAGGTCGCTGGGGTAACTTTGATCTGTGGCTTTATAACGACTGGTTTATTGACCCGCTGGACGGCATTGAAAAGCCAATGATCCCAGATGGTGCCGTATTAATGTCAGGTGCTGACCTGATGGGGACTCGCGCCTTTGGTCTCATTTTAGATCCTGCGTTTAATTATGGTCCGATGGCTTTCGCACCAAAGTCATGGATTATGCCCGACCCGGCACAGCGTTACCTGTTGATGCAATCTGCACCGTTGGTGATCCCAAGCCGGGTTAACGCCTCACTCTGTGCGACGGTGGTGTGA
- a CDS encoding DNA primase, which yields MAKIKGFSHLFGRGAKASEETEDDKDKVKKAKGRQAEDDEKDPEAEENDDDSNDNPDDQDNKDPDAEDDSDDADADEGSDDDGDDDTEDRNVKKGRSAERQRCARIFGSKHATGRGDLAVSLALNSGMSSAAVIRVLASTTATAPVSATVPRKRSLDERMQALGNTQPGQDAAVASKGASLVNKMTSLYDSVKGKK from the coding sequence ATGGCGAAAATTAAAGGTTTTTCACACCTGTTTGGCCGTGGGGCCAAGGCGTCAGAAGAGACTGAGGACGATAAAGACAAGGTCAAAAAGGCCAAAGGTCGTCAGGCTGAAGATGATGAAAAAGATCCTGAAGCTGAAGAGAACGATGACGACTCAAACGATAATCCTGATGATCAGGATAATAAGGACCCTGATGCTGAGGATGACAGCGATGATGCTGACGCGGATGAAGGGAGTGACGATGACGGTGATGATGATACCGAAGACCGTAACGTCAAAAAAGGCCGCAGTGCTGAACGCCAGCGCTGTGCTCGTATCTTTGGCAGTAAGCATGCTACCGGGCGCGGAGATTTAGCGGTTTCTCTGGCGCTTAATTCCGGCATGAGTTCTGCTGCTGTGATCCGTGTTCTTGCCTCCACTACTGCTACAGCACCGGTATCTGCCACAGTGCCCCGTAAACGCTCTTTGGATGAACGGATGCAGGCCCTCGGCAATACACAGCCCGGACAGGATGCCGCAGTCGCATCAAAAGGCGCGTCACTGGTCAATAAGATGACCAGCCTCTATGACTCAGTAAAGGGTAAAAAATAA
- a CDS encoding phage tail protein gives MTIPFTHIPSNLRTPLFFAEFDNSQANTATTTQRTLIIGQMLASGSLPADIPVLVSSVATVAGQAGAGSMLHGQMAAYLANDIAGEIYILPLSDAESMVAATGKITVTTQASATGVISLYIAGIRVQVAVVATDEVADIATALTSAINAASALPVTAAAVAAVITLTAKNKGAHGNTIDLRLNYLGSAGGETTPDSLVLTFTPMAGGAGAPELDDALANLQDRTFDFIINPYTDTASLNKIKDFLSDSTGRWSYAEQLYGHSFAAQSGTYGQLTAAGELRNDQHASLLGVNGSPTPSYIWSAAYVGAIAQSLRNDPGRPLQTLAISGVLAPPLASRFTLTERNNLLHSGISTVTTTDDGTVQVENIITTYQKNKYGAEDDSYLQIETLFLLMFVTRFLRTQVTSKFARMKLAADGTRFAPGSAIITPNVIRAELIAQYQTLEFNGYVQDAKGFAKGLKVEKSASNPNRVDVLWTGVLINQLRIFAVLNQFRLQASA, from the coding sequence ATGACTATTCCTTTTACTCATATTCCGAGCAATCTTCGGACACCGCTTTTCTTCGCTGAATTTGATAACTCACAGGCGAACACGGCGACAACGACGCAGCGAACTTTAATCATCGGCCAGATGTTGGCTTCAGGCTCGTTACCTGCGGATATTCCGGTACTGGTTTCCTCAGTGGCTACCGTGGCGGGGCAAGCTGGTGCAGGTTCAATGTTGCATGGTCAGATGGCTGCATACTTAGCGAATGACATCGCCGGTGAGATCTACATTTTACCGTTGAGCGATGCGGAATCCATGGTTGCGGCAACGGGTAAAATTACCGTGACCACGCAGGCATCAGCAACTGGGGTTATCTCTCTGTATATCGCGGGTATTCGGGTGCAAGTCGCGGTGGTGGCGACTGATGAGGTGGCAGATATTGCCACTGCATTAACTTCCGCCATCAATGCCGCCAGCGCCTTGCCTGTCACTGCTGCTGCGGTGGCGGCGGTCATCACGCTCACCGCTAAAAACAAAGGTGCCCACGGTAACACGATTGATTTGCGGCTGAACTATTTGGGTAGCGCCGGTGGCGAAACAACACCAGATAGCCTAGTACTGACATTTACGCCAATGGCTGGCGGTGCGGGTGCGCCTGAACTGGATGATGCGCTGGCTAATTTGCAGGACAGGACCTTTGATTTCATTATCAATCCATACACTGACACTGCGTCACTGAATAAAATCAAAGACTTCTTGTCAGACAGTACCGGTCGCTGGAGTTATGCCGAGCAGCTCTATGGCCATAGCTTTGCGGCTCAATCGGGGACTTATGGACAACTGACAGCCGCAGGCGAATTACGCAATGATCAGCATGCTTCTCTGTTGGGGGTAAATGGCTCGCCAACACCAAGCTATATCTGGTCAGCGGCTTATGTTGGCGCTATTGCGCAAAGTCTGCGTAACGACCCCGGCCGCCCGTTACAAACCTTGGCAATCAGTGGCGTACTGGCTCCCCCACTGGCCAGCCGCTTTACCCTGACCGAGCGTAATAACCTGCTGCACAGCGGGATATCCACGGTCACTACCACCGACGATGGTACGGTACAGGTAGAAAACATCATCACCACCTACCAAAAGAACAAGTATGGCGCGGAAGATGACAGCTATTTGCAGATTGAGACCTTATTCCTGCTGATGTTTGTCACTCGATTCCTGCGTACTCAGGTAACGTCGAAATTCGCCCGTATGAAGCTGGCGGCCGATGGCACCCGTTTTGCCCCCGGCTCGGCGATTATTACCCCGAACGTGATCCGCGCTGAATTGATTGCCCAGTACCAGACGTTGGAATTTAACGGCTATGTGCAGGATGCCAAAGGGTTTGCCAAGGGATTGAAGGTCGAAAAAAGCGCCAGTAACCCGAATAGAGTTGATGTGCTGTGGACCGGTGTCCTGATCAATCAGTTGCGTATCTTCGCTGTTCTCAACCAATTCCGCCTCCAGGCATCAGCATAA
- a CDS encoding phage tail protein: protein MGDTSNRLAGTAYVTVDGLTIMVAGQFKYSPSKFKRETLTGMDGVHGYKETFSAPFISCQIRDSGGTSISDFNDQTNVNIVCELANGKTIIGSGMWSVNTQEVDSTEATADIRWEGGSVSVTEN from the coding sequence ATGGGTGATACATCCAATCGCCTCGCGGGAACAGCTTATGTCACCGTTGACGGCCTGACCATCATGGTTGCGGGGCAATTTAAATACAGCCCCTCAAAATTCAAGCGTGAAACCCTGACGGGAATGGATGGGGTGCATGGTTATAAAGAAACCTTTAGCGCCCCGTTTATTTCCTGCCAAATCCGTGACAGTGGCGGCACGTCGATCAGCGATTTTAACGACCAGACCAATGTCAATATTGTCTGTGAATTGGCTAATGGCAAAACGATTATCGGCAGTGGTATGTGGTCGGTAAATACCCAAGAAGTAGATAGCACCGAGGCGACTGCTGATATTCGCTGGGAAGGTGGTTCGGTATCGGTGACGGAGAACTAA
- a CDS encoding phage tail assembly protein, with the protein MSELERTKTIPLVKPISHEATKTTYEAIELSEPILIQVQQFYDEQAKSGALSAMGLLISLVSNVPREAIKKMAFTDYKACEVYMMSFLAYSPQVENGVTN; encoded by the coding sequence ATGTCTGAATTAGAACGCACTAAAACAATCCCCCTCGTTAAGCCTATTTCTCATGAAGCCACTAAAACCACCTATGAGGCTATCGAACTCAGTGAACCGATATTGATTCAGGTTCAGCAGTTTTATGACGAACAGGCTAAATCTGGTGCACTCAGTGCGATGGGACTACTTATTTCGCTGGTGTCGAATGTGCCGCGTGAAGCCATCAAAAAAATGGCTTTCACCGACTATAAAGCCTGTGAGGTCTACATGATGAGTTTTTTAGCCTACTCCCCCCAGGTGGAGAATGGGGTAACGAACTAG
- a CDS encoding ATP-binding protein, producing MNTAQVRQLVVDAIIGNTDAGNRVYSPRDWPTTEEMYPVILVQTLIEEKQSLGRNAPQFNTITTVRITGRLQELDGENENDGANKAELALERLREQIERAVINSYDLTRQIQQFARVRSTIDLDSGGEGHLAQLLMELDIEYYQGPEDFYPINADRLDGMDVTIAMPDGTTEPVVSINFPE from the coding sequence ATGAATACAGCGCAAGTCAGGCAACTGGTTGTTGATGCCATTATTGGGAATACAGATGCGGGAAACCGCGTCTACTCCCCGCGTGACTGGCCAACCACTGAGGAGATGTATCCGGTTATCTTGGTGCAAACCCTTATCGAGGAAAAACAGTCATTAGGCCGCAACGCCCCGCAGTTCAACACCATTACAACCGTGCGTATCACTGGCCGGTTGCAGGAGCTTGACGGCGAAAATGAGAATGATGGGGCGAATAAGGCAGAGCTGGCGCTCGAACGGTTGCGAGAACAAATTGAGCGGGCAGTGATAAACAGTTATGACCTCACTCGCCAGATACAGCAGTTTGCCCGAGTCCGCTCAACCATTGATCTGGATTCGGGTGGTGAAGGCCATCTGGCTCAATTATTGATGGAGCTGGATATCGAGTATTACCAGGGGCCGGAAGACTTCTATCCCATTAATGCCGACAGATTAGACGGTATGGATGTCACGATCGCCATGCCAGATGGCACTACCGAACCCGTAGTTTCAATCAACTTCCCGGAGTAA
- a CDS encoding phage head-tail adapter protein, giving the protein MFNANTSLLAGAMSRAQLEEALNRAQQAYIELSSGAKGVSFSYAQGDGTRSVTYQQTDIGILMGLIQLLQAQLGIVKRPRRAIRFRY; this is encoded by the coding sequence ATGTTCAATGCAAACACTAGCCTACTGGCCGGTGCGATGAGTCGCGCCCAATTAGAAGAGGCATTAAACCGAGCGCAGCAAGCCTATATCGAATTATCGTCCGGCGCGAAGGGCGTTTCGTTCTCCTATGCGCAAGGGGATGGCACCCGATCGGTTACCTATCAGCAAACAGATATTGGGATACTCATGGGGTTAATTCAGCTTCTTCAGGCTCAGCTAGGCATCGTTAAGCGTCCACGCAGGGCGATAAGGTTTCGTTACTGA
- a CDS encoding lytic transglycosylase domain-containing protein: protein MGNAFDFELTATDQASASIQRIEEAVKNLIPDLDKTRDGLKLGGQGSVEGIDDLNARLKGMGQFAREGVQFVGDMVPPLKMVGEIGSKVLRFGALGAVGYIGVKAAQGLSAAADSAYSLDVAAKNAGMSVDNFSRVSGAMQILGVDSDSARQSVEGLYKTFNDPLWARNDVTQELLARNGIVIERLKDGTADVYKTLDNVAKIFPKLSPQTQKTLADALGLNAPLLALMREGARYKELLAKSDSLGLTVDPKVNAQLVELNAQLKEASAAIDGLMAKGKIWAAKKLLPDENMVKGSAATQLHDMRMRENDDENSFAHGDKQKDILHRARVDDKFKETLSFKEKAYLTFGYPDKDFTQKLNDQYGADWEAQEKKRLEIEKQKNVAPVKSPYILPGEDQQQARLKQLESQYNLPSTLLDRVYLTESNRGKNLLSPAGAQGPFQFMPPTGRDYGLNSMDDRMDFNKSSEAAAKYLSDLLKMFDGDVNKAVASYNWGQNNVKKYGLEQAPAETRNYLQKIMPGLPAIHPQSGGLATNTPSDINVSPPVSINETGESITGNQPSSILTNPNNSVRDIDDITQGVGGKSEIELTLIDDKTGARRTITSPAGAKISTSMNYPS, encoded by the coding sequence ATGGGTAATGCATTTGATTTTGAACTGACCGCGACAGATCAGGCGTCGGCCTCCATTCAGCGTATCGAAGAGGCCGTTAAAAATCTCATTCCTGATCTGGATAAAACCCGTGATGGACTTAAATTAGGGGGGCAGGGATCAGTTGAAGGTATTGACGACCTCAATGCTCGTCTAAAGGGAATGGGGCAGTTTGCGCGTGAAGGTGTGCAGTTTGTCGGTGATATGGTGCCCCCGCTAAAAATGGTTGGTGAGATTGGCAGCAAGGTACTCAGGTTTGGTGCGCTTGGCGCTGTTGGTTATATTGGCGTCAAAGCCGCTCAGGGGTTAAGTGCGGCTGCTGATTCAGCCTATTCGCTTGATGTGGCGGCTAAAAATGCCGGTATGTCAGTTGATAATTTTAGCCGTGTTAGCGGTGCTATGCAGATATTAGGGGTCGATAGCGACTCTGCCCGTCAATCTGTTGAAGGGCTATACAAGACGTTTAATGACCCTTTGTGGGCACGTAACGATGTGACACAGGAGTTATTGGCTCGGAACGGCATTGTCATTGAACGCCTCAAAGATGGCACGGCAGATGTTTATAAAACACTGGATAATGTTGCCAAGATATTCCCTAAACTTTCGCCACAAACTCAGAAAACGCTAGCAGATGCTTTAGGATTGAACGCCCCCCTTTTAGCATTAATGCGAGAGGGTGCCAGGTACAAAGAGTTACTGGCTAAATCGGATAGTTTGGGCTTAACGGTTGATCCAAAAGTTAATGCGCAACTGGTTGAATTGAATGCTCAGCTCAAGGAGGCCAGCGCGGCAATTGATGGTTTGATGGCCAAGGGAAAAATATGGGCCGCCAAAAAACTGTTGCCGGATGAAAATATGGTCAAGGGAAGTGCTGCGACCCAACTTCATGATATGAGGATGCGCGAGAACGATGATGAAAACTCGTTTGCACATGGTGATAAACAGAAAGATATTCTTCATCGGGCGCGAGTAGACGATAAATTCAAAGAGACATTATCGTTTAAAGAGAAAGCCTACTTAACGTTTGGGTATCCAGATAAGGATTTTACCCAAAAATTAAATGATCAGTACGGTGCAGATTGGGAAGCGCAGGAAAAGAAACGGCTTGAGATAGAAAAGCAAAAAAACGTCGCTCCCGTTAAATCACCCTACATACTCCCCGGCGAAGATCAGCAGCAAGCGAGACTGAAACAGTTAGAGTCGCAGTATAACCTCCCTTCAACCTTGCTTGATCGGGTCTACCTGACTGAATCTAACCGAGGTAAAAATCTACTATCACCCGCAGGGGCACAGGGTCCATTTCAGTTTATGCCGCCAACAGGTAGAGATTATGGCTTAAACTCGATGGATGACCGCATGGACTTCAATAAATCCAGCGAAGCAGCAGCTAAGTATCTTTCTGACTTGCTTAAAATGTTTGATGGGGATGTCAATAAGGCCGTTGCTTCTTATAACTGGGGACAGAATAACGTTAAAAAATATGGGTTAGAGCAAGCGCCTGCTGAAACGCGTAACTATCTCCAGAAGATTATGCCGGGTTTACCTGCCATTCATCCTCAGTCCGGCGGGTTAGCGACTAATACTCCTTCTGATATCAACGTATCACCTCCAGTATCGATAAACGAAACCGGAGAAAGTATCACAGGAAATCAGCCATCATCTATTTTAACAAATCCGAATAATAGCGTTAGGGACATTGATGACATAACTCAAGGTGTTGGCGGCAAGTCTGAAATAGAGCTAACGCTGATTGATGATAAAACAGGTGCCCGCAGAACCATTACCTCCCCAGCAGGCGCTAAAATATCAACATCAATGAATTACCCAAGTTAA
- a CDS encoding phage portal protein → MLSGSRGVPYDAADSFSDSMANWQPSLWSPDNEINTSRDQVVARVRDMVRNDGWASGSVTRILDNAVGASFRPLAKVDYRTLALMTGNPKFDAKWADEYGRAIESGWRTWANDPNRYCDVERKKTVAQLLRLGFRHKLTDGDALCVMQYRPDRLGYGRAQYATTMQIIDPDRLSNPQQNFDMPNIRGGVEIDEDGVPIAYHIRKAHMGDWWSGKETMTWERIPRETDWGRPIVIHDFDSDRASQHRGISIFTPIVQRLKMLIKYDEVELQSSILNSIFAAFITSPYDPSLVADALDTGEEVNRYQDMRREYHDEKRLSLQGGARIPILAPGEEMTTLNAVRPTSNFVAFESAALRNIAASLGISTQQLTQDWSDVNYSSARSAMLEAWKTLTRRRDDFATGFAQPILSCFIEELHDLGEVPLPDGAPDFLTAKAAYCRAQWMGPGRGWVDPVAEKKGAILGMEAGLSTLEMEAAENVGEDWEELLDQRQREREAYIERGLAIPTWLQADTFAPDQQQKPEAQ, encoded by the coding sequence ATGTTGAGTGGTTCCCGAGGGGTTCCGTATGACGCTGCTGATTCATTCAGTGATTCTATGGCCAATTGGCAGCCGTCCTTGTGGTCACCGGATAACGAAATCAATACCTCCCGCGATCAGGTTGTTGCCCGCGTTCGCGACATGGTACGTAACGATGGTTGGGCCTCGGGCAGCGTTACCCGCATTTTGGATAATGCCGTTGGTGCGTCTTTCCGGCCGCTTGCCAAGGTTGATTACCGGACTTTGGCACTGATGACCGGGAACCCTAAATTTGACGCGAAATGGGCTGATGAATATGGACGGGCCATTGAATCAGGCTGGCGAACGTGGGCGAATGATCCGAACCGTTATTGTGATGTGGAAAGGAAGAAAACAGTCGCTCAACTGCTCCGGCTTGGTTTTCGCCACAAACTAACTGACGGTGATGCGCTCTGCGTTATGCAATATCGACCTGACCGTCTGGGCTATGGGCGCGCGCAGTATGCCACGACCATGCAGATCATCGACCCGGATAGATTAAGCAATCCTCAGCAAAATTTCGACATGCCGAATATTCGCGGTGGGGTAGAGATTGATGAGGATGGGGTACCTATTGCTTATCACATCCGAAAAGCTCACATGGGCGACTGGTGGAGCGGTAAAGAAACCATGACTTGGGAGCGTATCCCGCGTGAAACTGACTGGGGCCGCCCAATCGTCATCCATGATTTTGATAGTGACCGGGCCTCCCAGCATCGGGGTATCAGTATTTTCACTCCCATCGTTCAGCGTCTTAAAATGCTGATTAAGTACGATGAGGTTGAGTTGCAGTCGTCAATCCTGAACTCCATTTTTGCCGCCTTTATCACATCACCTTATGACCCAAGTTTGGTAGCGGACGCCCTTGATACGGGTGAGGAAGTTAACCGATATCAAGACATGCGCCGCGAGTATCACGACGAAAAACGCCTGTCACTACAGGGTGGCGCACGTATTCCGATACTGGCACCCGGTGAGGAAATGACCACCCTAAACGCGGTTCGACCAACCAGTAACTTTGTTGCTTTTGAAAGCGCGGCGTTACGGAACATAGCCGCATCATTGGGAATTTCTACCCAGCAACTGACACAAGACTGGTCAGATGTTAACTACAGCTCAGCCCGTTCAGCAATGCTGGAAGCTTGGAAAACCCTGACCCGCCGGCGCGATGATTTTGCTACAGGTTTCGCCCAGCCAATATTGTCGTGTTTTATCGAAGAATTGCATGATTTAGGTGAGGTTCCCTTGCCTGATGGCGCACCTGATTTTCTCACAGCGAAAGCGGCATATTGCCGTGCGCAGTGGATGGGGCCAGGTCGTGGTTGGGTTGATCCCGTGGCTGAGAAGAAAGGGGCCATTCTCGGGATGGAGGCGGGATTGTCTACTCTCGAAATGGAAGCCGCTGAGAACGTGGGCGAAGACTGGGAAGAACTGCTGGATCAGCGCCAGCGAGAACGTGAGGCATACATTGAGCGTGGATTGGCTATCCCTACATGGCTGCAAGCTGACACCTTTGCGCCTGATCAACAACAAAAACCGGAGGCACAGTGA
- a CDS encoding head decoration protein has product MDNFGQNAFQPGMRSSLYVPDQLIAGTLQLVTDTAVIAQAAAIHLRGTVMGKITASGEYIKSVKDADDGSEVPVAILVDNVDTTTTAQRGGVYLMGQFNQNVIIHDASWTLAELKTALRSYSIFLEDSIQAPV; this is encoded by the coding sequence ATGGATAACTTTGGACAAAATGCGTTCCAGCCGGGTATGCGCTCATCTTTGTATGTGCCCGACCAGTTAATTGCCGGGACACTGCAACTGGTCACGGATACCGCTGTTATTGCTCAGGCAGCTGCAATCCATTTGCGTGGCACCGTGATGGGTAAAATTACAGCGTCAGGCGAATACATCAAGTCAGTAAAAGATGCGGATGACGGCAGCGAAGTACCGGTTGCTATCCTCGTTGATAATGTGGATACAACCACTACCGCCCAGCGAGGGGGCGTTTATCTGATGGGGCAGTTTAATCAGAACGTGATCATTCACGATGCTTCATGGACATTGGCTGAACTAAAAACGGCACTGCGGTCGTATTCAATCTTCCTCGAAGACAGTATCCAAGCACCCGTTTAA